The nucleotide sequence atgtgacggaaaagttgaaagtttgtgtgcaGGAAAGTTCGAtgcgacggaaaagttagaagtttgaagaaaaaagttggaatctagaCCGTGCCTTAGTGGGCCGTGGACAGGGCTGAAATGAACTATGGGCTTGGGTCTGGACGGTTGAGAAAGGCacaagaggagaggagaccAAAAAGGAAGAGGGGGGAGGACCCATTGGATTCGCCATGGCGTCGTCGCCGCACCAAGTTGTAGCTCCCCAACCCCAATCCCAAGCCCaagcaggtggcggcggcggcggcggtggcgggacgGCCGAGCAGTTCTGGTCGCTGCTGGACAAGGCAGACCGGCGCTTCGCCCGCGTGCGCGACCTCCCCCTCTTCGGCCGCCGGGAGCCCGATGAATACGGCAAGGCCTTCCGCATCTACACCCAGCTGTGGCGCATGCAGCAGGAGCACCGTCACCGCCTCCTCGACGCCGGGCTCCGCCGATGGCAGGTCGGTGAGATCGCCGCCCGCATCGCTCACCTCTACTACTCCCAGTACCAGCGCACCTCGGACACCGCCCTCCTCTCCGAGGCCTTCGTCTTCTaccacgccgtcctcgaccgcggctacttcctcgccgacgccgccgaccatcTCTTTGCCCCCACCAAGCACCTCCGCTTCCTCGCCAGGTTCCTCCTCGTTGCGCTTCTACTCGCCAGGCGCGCCGACACTGTCCCTCGCCTCACCACCCACATCCGCACGCTCCTCGACGACTCCAAGAAGACCCTCCAAGTATCTATGATTCGATTCGATTCCACTGCTTCTTTGATCCCACATCAAATCTTGCTCGGCCTTCTCATCTTGCTTGCTTGCAGGAAGCCGACTACAAGGAGTGGAAGCACGTCGTCCAAGAAATCGCGAGGTTTCTCAGAGCTGACTCCCCCTTTATCAACATGAGACCACTCAGGTACAGCTACGCATTTGATCCTCCCCCTGATACTCTTCCTACCGTCCCACCTACTGTCAAGAAGCGAGGTCTGGTCTTAAGTGATGCCATGCTATGCAGCTACTATCAAAACGAGGTAGGGTAATGCTTCCTCTGTCTcaccttctctttttttctgtttttaacACAACAAAAATAATGAGGAGTTGCCTCGCTATGTTTGTTCCACTCAGATCAAATTTACAGACCTCACCATAGATGTTTTCAGAATGCTTCAATGCCTCGAATGGGAACCATGCGGTTCTTTTGCACTAACCAATGGTTACAGTACCCGCGATGAAAGTGGACAAAATCATCCCAATCTCTTAAAAGATCTGAGAGATGCTGCGCTGCCTCCAAACCCACTTAAAACAATTCTCTATCGTCCCTCAGTGACTCATTTCCTAACAGTAAgtctcttcttcctcatttgATGCTTGACTTACTGTCTTATCCTATGATTTAGTGAATGCATGCAATCTTAAAATGTATTTCATACACCATAGTTATCTACTAGTATAATCATCAGagattgaaaaaaaagggaaatcaCTATGGTAGACAGTTACCATATGAAGAAGTTTTTGGTGCTTGCATGTTACTACTCCCCTGAAAAATAATATTGGCATTTGACACATTTCTGCTGCATTTAGTTCACCTTAAGATGAGCTAGTTTAACTTGTTGGATGTTTCAGTAATGGGCTAGTATAACAATTGACAACGTAGGAAATTCCATGAGAAAAAAACTATATTACTAGTATTAACTAATTGATTTAATTATTCTGACAAGAAAGCATGCCAATGATCTTCTTGATTCCTCCCGAGTTCATGACATGAGGTTCAAATGCACAATGAATCTGCTTGGTGGCATACATCTGATTGTCTAATGTCTACACCAATAATATTGGTATTAATGGACCAGTAAACTTTTGACGACAAAACTACTCTTTTGGTAACCATTTCGGAGAACCACACCACTAACTATTGTTATTGCATAACAACAAGGAACCATGCTTCTTGTGGACATGATGACTTGGACCTACATGGTAACAACATAATCCTGTCTGACCCATCACATGGACATTGACTTCCACACCCACTGGCTGGCAGTAGGTATCACTTGTATATACTTGACTTCCATACCACACTGGTAGCAATAGGCATACCACTTGTCTATACTTGGAAGGGAGAGGGATGAGACTATTTGATTTCTGCTTTGTGTTGTGCGTGAAGTGGCTAGGTGAGGAGAGCCAAGATTCATCTGTTTCTTGCATTTGGTTTTCTTATTCATCACATAG is from Oryza sativa Japonica Group chromosome 9, ASM3414082v1 and encodes:
- the LOC4347932 gene encoding uncharacterized protein isoform X2, with the translated sequence MASSPHQVVAPQPQSQAQAGGGGGGGGGTAEQFWSLLDKADRRFARVRDLPLFGRREPDEYGKAFRIYTQLWRMQQEHRHRLLDAGLRRWQVGEIAARIAHLYYSQYQRTSDTALLSEAFVFYHAVLDRGYFLADAADHLFAPTKHLRFLARFLLVALLLARRADTVPRLTTHIRTLLDDSKKTLQEADYKEWKHVVQEIARFLRADSPFINMRPLRYSYAFDPPPDTLPTVPPTVKKRGLVLSDAMLCSYYQNEIKFTDLTIDVFRMLQCLEWEPCGSFALTNGYSTRDESGQNHPNLLKDLRDAALPPNPLKTILYRPSVTHFLTVLATKCEELPSNGMMLIYLSAAGEVGSSGFCPDTNEMVVSSLNKFDISNTSTINVNEDNGPRLWLGCREGEGSNCIYPCDLIPFTRRPLFLVIDSNASYSFKSIHGFEKGETTAMLLSPSCRSSSAGFSGDSVRQIGSQFTMFLTAPLQAFCHLIGNNGVDIDRDTYNKAEELLSLSLNEWATTLVASSSLHPVWVEVLGDPLLRRLLLRFIFCRAAHSIFKPTYHKVDFLPTCTPPLPESVDAESMLSQCCLLRVASFFGATNQFSFSEVTTWPEVDVEEAAVVNPSI
- the LOC4347932 gene encoding uncharacterized protein isoform X1, with protein sequence MASSPHQVVAPQPQSQAQAGGGGGGGGGTAEQFWSLLDKADRRFARVRDLPLFGRREPDEYGKAFRIYTQLWRMQQEHRHRLLDAGLRRWQVGEIAARIAHLYYSQYQRTSDTALLSEAFVFYHAVLDRGYFLADAADHLFAPTKHLRFLARFLLVALLLARRADTVPRLTTHIRTLLDDSKKTLQEADYKEWKHVVQEIARFLRADSPFINMRPLRYSYAFDPPPDTLPTVPPTVKKRGLVLSDAMLCSYYQNEIKFTDLTIDVFRMLQCLEWEPCGSFALTNGYSTRDESGQNHPNLLKDLRDAALPPNPLKTILYRPSVTHFLTVLATKCEELPSNGMMLIYLSAAGEVGSSGFCPDTNEMVVSSLNKFDISNTSTINVNEDNGPRLWLGCREGEGSNCIYPCDLIPFTRRPLFLVIDSNASYSFKAALQSIHGFEKGETTAMLLSPSCRSSSAGFSGDSVRQIGSQFTMFLTAPLQAFCHLIGNNGVDIDRDTYNKAEELLSLSLNEWATTLVASSSLHPVWVEVLGDPLLRRLLLRFIFCRAAHSIFKPTYHKVDFLPTCTPPLPESVDAESMLSQCCLLRVASFFGATNQFSFSEVTTWPEVDVEEAAVVNPSI
- the LOC4347932 gene encoding uncharacterized protein isoform X4 gives rise to the protein MASSPHQVVAPQPQSQAQAGGGGGGGGGTAEQFWSLLDKADRRFARVRDLPLFGRREPDEYGKAFRIYTQLWRMQQEHRHRLLDAGLRRWQVGEIAARIAHLYYSQYQRTSDTALLSEAFVFYHAVLDRGYFLADAADHLFAPTKHLRFLARFLLVALLLARRADTVPRLTTHIRTLLDDSKKTLQEADYKEWKHVVQEIARFLRADSPFINMRPLRYSYAFDPPPDTLPTVPPTVKKRGLVLSDAMLCSYYQNEVG